GCAGCGGCCTCCTGGGGTCCCCACAGCCCAGCGCACACGAGGCATCTCGGGTTGGACCCGGGGAATCCACTGCCCCGTCTACCTGTCTATCTGCCCACTCCCATGACGAGCCATAGGGTGGAAGAACAGGGCCCCCCAACATTCAGTCTGTTTGGTCCCAAGGATAGAGGCACCAGGGAAAGCTCAGAGGCGAAGGTTGCTCCGGTGTAAGGCACATTGTGACAACTGCAAATTGGTGCCACTTTAGGCAGGGATGGGGGGCATCCGTGGAGGATGGGGGACCCCATTCTGTGAAGTGGGGCTCCTCAAACATGGCTCCTGAGGCCTCCCTTAGCGCACCCCTCTCTCCAGGAACTAGTGGGCTCAGCGTGGGGTGACATCAATCCCAGCAATCCTGTTACTTGTCACCCTGGAGACACTCAGGATCGTGCCCTGCAAGCCCTGCTCTGTGCCAGGGCATCGAGGCGGACTGTGGGGGGTGTGGCCGTGCACCCCGGCTCCACTATGCCCACAGTCCTGATGGGCGCTGTTCCTTCTGTTCTTTTACCTCTGTGACGTTGGTTGTGCCTGGAGACTACACCCTACGTGGTGCTGGGGCTCGCAGGACCCTTCCTTTAATTGTGGACTCATCTACCCAGCCCTGACCAGACTCCCGGCAGTGGCTCTGGGTCAGCTCCCCATGTCCACCTTATCCCTTCCAGGTTGAGGTCTCCTGAGCCCAAGGGAGGCCACCTGGCTTTTGGGTAGTAGGTGTCCATGCAACCTGGGCCCTCTCCTCTGCTCCTCCAGGCAACCCTGTCACAGGGACTCCACTTTACTCAGAGGAAGTAGGCAGGGCTCTGAGATTAGCCCAGGATGTGGGGACCCAGCTGGAGGCATTCAAGGGGCCCAGGGGACTCCAGGGGACAGTCCATGCAGCTGCCCAGTCTATATGGTTAAACAAGGACCCCAAGCTCTAGGCCACTCTACAGATCCCGCCTTTGCTTACAGACCTAGTGCCTCTGCTGCCTGTAGAATCTTCTAGACTCACATTCCCCAGGCCCATGCTCAGAGTGGGGACAGTACCTCGACCTGCAGCTGTTCCCAGCATGTGGGTAGCGCGAAGGGATGGAGATGTACCCAGCTGGGAACAGGAAAGCAGGCGCCGTGGCTGGAGAAATTGGGGCACAGGGAGACACGGGTGAGGGTGGGAGTAGCCGGCCACTGGATAGGTGGCTTGTTTCGGGGATCCCCAGGGGGAGCGAAAGCCTGGGGCTCCATGCACGTGCAGGGGGCCGGACCCTCTGGTCCCCGGCTGACACGTGTCCGGTCAGTTTGCAGGGTCCAGCGCGGATGGCACCCGGCGGGGCATGGGCGTGGACATCTCCCTGCTGAGCTGCCAGTACTTCCTGGCCCAGATCCTCGTCTCCCTGGTGCTGGGGCCCCTGACCTCAGCCGTGGGCAGCGCCAACGGGGTGATGTACTTCTCCAGCCTCGTGTCCTTCCTGGGCTGCCTCTACTCCTCGCTCTTCGTCGTCTACGAAATCCCACCCGGCGAGGCCGACGAGGAGCACCAGCCCCTTCTGCTCAATGCGTGAGGGTCCTGGGGTCGGGCGTGTGCGAGCACCAATAAAAGACAGCAGTGAGACCCGCACCACCCCTGTGGCTCTCTGGGGGCTGGGGTGGGACCCTGGACAGCAGCTACCCCGCAAGGGACTTGACCATGCTCCTGGGAGAAGAGGCTTCTGACAGGTAAAATGGACTTGGGTTCTGAGCTGAAGGGGCGCCCCCATACCCACCCTGAAGACTCTTGGGGGTTCAGTTCAGGGGCTGGTTCAGGGATGCTGTGAGCATCTCGAAGGGCGAGGCCAGTCCCACAATCCAGCCCAAGTGGAGACCTGGGCTAACAAACCACAAGACTGACTGGGGATGAGGCATGTATGAATGAATACATGCATCATCCTTCCACCCACCTCATTGTTCATttattatccatccatccatgtgtCTACTCATGGACCCCGTCCATGAAGCCATTTACCCATCCAATGTCCGtcatgcatccatccatccatcatctgaATCCTTCACCCACCCACCCTAGTTGTCCATCCATCATTCATCTCCTTTCACCACccaaccatccatccactcaccatccattcatccactatatccatccactcacccatcacCCACCtacccaaccatccatccattcatccaccatcTGTCCattcacccactcacccaccatctattcacccacccacccacacatccatccatccatccactttaTCCACCAAACACCACCCActatccatccatcaatccacccaTCACCCACCTACTcacccctccatccatccacccacccatcctctAAGCACACACCCCTTTTGTTTCCACGTGTGGATCTGGACTCAGGTCCAGCTCCTCCCAGGATTAAGGGTTTTGCCATGTGTGTTGACCATCTTCCACCCAACAATGCAGCAAGCGGACTGTAGTCCCAGCAGCCCCTCTGCCTGGTACATTGAGGCTTTACCAAGCACATACTGAGGTGATATGACTGGTCCTTCTTGTCCCCACTGCATTGGAACCAGACCAGACCAGTTTCAGAATGGTCCTGCTTGGGGGACACATGCTGGTTTCAAGTGCCTAACAACCAGTGGGAGAAATGGGCAACTTGTTGATCTCGAGTTTGGGGTCCTAGCAACCGAGTTCGTCTTTCTCAGGCTGACCAATGAAGGCCCATCAGGCAGAACCCACCAGCTCCCCTCCATCGAATTGACCCCACTGACCTTCCCATGGCACCTTCCAGGCCTCTGCTCACCCCCTTGCCTCCCATCAACTCCACTAACCCCACTATCCTGCGTCCTCACATCGGGGGGTCCTGAAGCTagctttgatttgggggggggggaatcacactcagcagtgctcaagggttactcctggctccatgttcagaaatcgctcctggcaggctcgggggaccctatgggatgccgggatttgaaccaccgtccttctgcaggcaaggcaaacaccttacctccatgctatctctccggccccaccggCTTTGATTTGTTTATACCCACTCAGCCTGACCCCATCTGTCCTTGGGCCACTTTGCAGTGACTTCTAGTTTTGTTCCCATGGAACCAGAGTactaatacagcagggagggtacctgccttgcacgtggctgacccggacttgattcctagcaccaaacatgagcccaccaggagtgattctggagcacagccaggcggggccccaaacaaaaagttttgttttcaaGTAGGAAGATGTCACAGGGCAGGTGCCAACTGAAGCAGGCATAGGGCCAGGgcaggcacttgccctgcacgtagccgactagattcaatccccagtacccttatgacctgagaaccaccaggagtgatcccttgggCACACCGGGAGTAAACCTGAGTGTTCCCTgccatagcccccaaacaaaaaaggacaaagCAGGAAGTGGGGGGAAAGCAAGCCTGTTTAGTGTCTGTGCAGAGATGGGGGTCAGTGCACATCTGGGGCCTCTTCTAGAACTTTGAGTCAACTGAGATCACGCTGACTCCTGGGGATGGTTGTCTCTTTCCTACGAGTGAGTCAGCTTGCACAGCTGGGCCTTGTCTTCAGGTATGTGGCAGAGGCTGAAGGCAGGACAGATGCCAACTTGAGACGACCCAAGCAGCGCTGAGTCCTCCTGCCCATCTCAGTGCATCCCTGCTGAGAAACAGCGATGCTGGCAGATGCTGCGGGCACTGCTGGTCCATTGGCTGGGCGCTCAGCTGCACAGCCCTGCCCAGAATGGCATCCGCACCATCCTAGCTCAAGGACCAGCCCTTTCCCCAGTCTCCTGGGGACAGCTTCCAGGCATTGCCTCAGTGATCTCGGGGTGAAGTGCAGCCACCCAGCCAACACCTCCTGCAGCTCCAGGAACTGGGGTGACCACCGCTTAAACTGCAGGCTGGGAAAAGGGGCCACACCATGCTAGCTGCTGGGATGTCATGCCAGTAAGGGGCTCACACAGGGACTCAAGCTGCTGAGAGCCAGCAGATATTCCCTGGGATCTACATTCTGGAAGCCCAAGGGGTTCATGGTCTGCATCAGGTCATGTGCAGAGCACACCAGGTGTTCCCCATGGCAGTTTAGGGGGCAGTTCCGGGGCCAGAGTGCCTCCAAGTCACCTGCTGTCTGGAGCTGCTCCCACACTGGTACTCGCTGCCTGCTGTGTGCCCAGCTCTGAGCCAGGCACTGGGGGAGAAGAGCAGCATCCCTTGTCCTCCTGTGCCCACTCCAGCCATCCCTGTTGAACTCATCAGGCCCCAGGACAGGCTCAGGGTAGCTGCTATTTCCAGCAGCTTGGGGGGACCCCTGCGTGCCTGCACCCCCACAGCGACAGTATGAGGACACTGCCACCTAGTGGCCAGGCTGGGCTGACCGCCAAGGCTGAGCCAATTTGCCCCAAAAGTGCTCAGACCCCTGCAGGGACCAGTTAGACACTGGGCCCTATGGTTACCCGAGTTTTGTTAGGGTGGGGGATGGGATGTAGTGCCCGCTGGACCACCTGAGGACAGTGTTCCAGAACCATGCATGTGTGTGCCATTCAGATTTCTCCTGCCCCCAACTCAGCGACCCCCCCAAGCTCTCACATCCCCTAAGTCCTTACGATGTGAAATGGGGCTGGGGTACTGACTAGAGTGAGCGACTGGGCCGCTCTGCTTCCTTCCGTCTCCCTGAACCTCAGGGGACTCCCAGCCCAGACGAAGAGGCAAATGTCCGCACTGAAGGCTGTTGCATGCCGATGGGCCATCTGGGCGTGCCGGCGCTGTCCCCCACCCAATGACACAGGCCACTGGCTGACAGCTGGCGGTTGTAGTGTAGCTTGGTTTTATTTATGTccacaaatatttcaaaaaaattacaaaatactcaAATGGAGAGAACACAGAAGTCACGATTTTGGGGTGCCTACTCTTCACACTGTGTTATCTCGTGGCGAACTACTCATATATACATTTAGCTTCAAGATATATAGAAACGTAGCAAATCGGCGTGTGCGTGGCTCTGCGGCCCCAGCAGGGTGACACTCGACCGGACAACAGTGAACAAGGTATAGAACACGGGGAACAGAGCCCAAACTGTGGGCGGAAGAAGGGGGCCAGGGGCGGCACCAGAGCTTGGGGCCTCTCATGGAACAATCTGGCTGCTTCACCTTGGGAGTGGGGGAGAAACCCGGAGAACAAGATGCCTCTGAGATTTCAGGCACTCGTTCCCAAGAACCTCACACTTTCTTCTTTGGAGAATTGGATGACAGGAGAAAACGGTTTACGTGAACATAGGCATGGTGCTTGCACCAAACAAAGATCTTGGAAAGACGGGGTGCAGTGAGCCAGTCTGGAGTGAAGAGGCCCCAAGCAGCCACCCCACGGGAAGAGGCCTGAGCCCACCCCTCAAGGAGCTAAAGTTAAGGCAGAAAATGGAATGAACAaaacacaggggaaaaaaaaaccaacaaacattcCCAACAGACAAGACCATCCTGTCCCAACCAAGAGGAAGCATACTTGGCCGGAAGGGCCACAGAAACACCTGATGCAGGGCTGGAGTCGGGGACAGAGCCCAAACCCAGGCTACAAACTGTGGGCTTGGGGTCCGAAAGGAGCCAGGGTCTTTCAATGGTCTATAGTCTTGGATGTGCCCACATGCAGTGGCAGAAGTAGTCTGCCAGTCTGAGAGGAAGCGGGGGCACCTGGCACAGACTGGATCCGTCATCAGTGCCAAGGTCCCCAAAACCCGCCCCCTGCTCGGCCAAAGTGAATCACAACAGCAACTTCAACCGTGAAGGATGAAGCTTgctgccctacccactctgctctGCCGCCACCTGTCTGGGCTGCAGGCATGGCACCTGCTCGACAGAACAACCCCATTCTGTCTCCCTAGAACGTGTGAGTGACGTACATGACAGGCAGGTGGGTTTCTACCCGGCGGCAGAGCCATCAGCCATCGGGAACAGGCTTTGGACACTGACAATCAGAGCACAGAGGACAAAGACCTACCACCGGGCACCCAGGAGCGTGCCTGAGAGCAGATGGAGCAGCCCTGGCTACCTGGTCAGCACCGTGGCCAAGCACGAGCTGGGGAGGGACAGATGGAGGGAAAACAAAGCAGCAAATCAAAGAAGGGTCTAGAATACTGTGCCCTGCGGCCCCCGGTCAAGCGCCTACAGCCTGACCTCATCCCAAGCTCTTGCCATTTGTGACTAGTTACGCCCTTTAAGTAAAGGGATCAtcatatataactttttattaaaaaatcaactcTGTATTCTGTCAATAGCTGGTAGGAATTCACAATCAGTGACATGGCTGGAAAAAATAGATCAGAATAGCAGTTTgtggaagggggaaaaaaaaggctgTTCTAAAATTACTTATTTACAGACATAAAAAGCCATGCTGCAGAACTCTCTCAAATTATGAAGATTTCCtacaatgtattaaaataaaagatcttttaaaaattatagctcTTGGATTCCAAACTCTTATGTCATCTAGCTGCATGCCCCGGACTCTGGCACACACAGGGCGAGTGTGAAATGGATCCTAGCGCTCTGAGAActcaggagggaaagaaggaaaacgAAAGCGGAACCCCAAGACGGCAGGAAGTTCCCGGATGTTCAGTCCAGCCCAGGACTAGCTGCTGGGGAGTCATGCAGGGAGACCGGGCTGCTCCAGGCTCCTCTCTACAACGAACACTAGGATGGAGACATTTTAGTGGTGGACTTGTGAACAGACCAAGAAATCTTTAGCTTCTTCGCTTCGCAGCTCCTCTCACACCAAAGTCCTGTTCTTCCCCGAGACAAGGGCTCCACAGCCGGCCGCAAAAATAACTTATAACTGCTTGTCCCCTTCCTTCTTCAGTCGgctggagagaaaaggaaagagtggGCAGAGTGCGCATGCATGCacgtgtgtatgtgtttgtgtgtaaccTGGTCCCGTGCATTCCCTACAGAGCCTGAAAGCAGAGAGAAGGGCCTGCCTGGTGTGTGTCCTGGGATCCAGCTGGCTTCAACCCAGgtgggggaaggagaggagagaagggaggagggtgggtggagagagagagagacagagactccTCACCTATAGTAGTCCTCCTGGCTGGGGAGGTGGCCGCCATGCATGTGCGGGTGTCCGTGCAGCCACTGCTGCTCCATGGCCAGTCTCTGCAGCTCAGCCGACTGGGCGTGCATGGCCTGCAGCTGGTGGGCTGCGGACATGGGTGGCGGGATGGCACCGGGCAGGTCTCGGGGGTACGGGGTGCCTGGCAACATGAACAGCCTCTGCTATGGGACCGCTCAGGAGGGACAAGGCCCCCAGCAGCTTCTGACTCCCCAAAGAAGGCAGAGCTCCCCGGGAGAAGCTACAGGTGCAGACCAGACTGAACTGCTCAGCTAGAACCGTGCACCTCTGGGGATACTTACCAAAAACCGGGTGGCGGAGCATCTCGTGCTCATGAGGGGGCTGTCCAAGCAGAGGGTTGGGGAGGGTGCCTGGGGGGTAGGGGAAGCGAGCCAGATGGGGGCCAGCAGTCAGGGGGTCAACCAGCGGGTGGACGGGGCCTGCAGAACCTGGAGAAAAAGAGGGTCTGAATGAAGCAGCTCCTCCCCATGGCTCTGGGAGCAATCAGGAATGGATGGACAGACGTCTGCTTCCAGCTCCGAACACCCTAGCACGCGCCTTCCTTTTTCCAGGGCTCCAGAGCAGCGTCAAGTGCCTTCATCAAGGGTCCTCTCTAGCCAGTGCTCCCCTTTCTTAGGGGTCACAAACAGCAGTGttcgggatttactcctggctctgcacctgggTCAGTGTTGGCAGGGCCTCTGCACTGGCCCCCTTGGAAGACCACATCTGGGTTGACCTTGGGAGGGCGCCCAGGCTGTCTTCTTGCTCCCTGAGCTCCTCTTTCAAGCTGAGCCCTGCAGCCTACCCACCTCCAGCTAGGGGAGACTCCCAGGTGGCACCAGGACCACCATGTGCATCTACCACTCTGTGGCCTACAGACAGAACGAGGAAATGTGTCCTGCCTACTGCAGGCAGCCTGGCTGCATGGGAAGCAGAGTTGGCAGGGGGAAGCCCAGCTCGAAGTCAACAGGCCACCCCACCCTACAGACTCCTTTCTCAGTGACAACAGATTCCCCAGCTGTCCCCATCTCAGCCCCAACCTGCTCTGAGGTCCAGAACTGTCAAGAGGCCCCAGACTGCCCAAGACCGAGTGCCGTAGCCATCTTGAGGCCCCCAGACCTCTGCGAGACACAGCCACAGACCTGCGCCCATGTGTCCAAGCTCCCAGGGCCAGTGGCTAGTATTGGGGCCCGCCCGGCTTCCCCGCTCTGGGCGCAGCAGGCACCCACCTTGGTGGAGGGGGTCCTGCTGGTGCAGGTGCAGGTGCGAGTGGATGTGGGagtgctggtggtggtggggtgtcaCGTTGAACATCTGCAGGCGGGCCAGGGGGTCGCTGGTGAGCGACGCCATTCGCTCAGCATGGATGCGCTCGGCCGCCAGCCGCTCAGGGTAGCTCATCTCAGGCCGCAGCTGCGGGCCAGCCAGGGCGAGTCTCTCCCTCTCCAGGGGGTTGAGGCCAGGGTGGAAGGAGGCGAAGGGGTGAGGGCCCGCGGCGGGGGGGATGGTGAGGGCGCTGTGCCGGGCGAAGTGCTCCATGGGGTTGGTGGCGGGATGCAGGGGGTCCAGCTCCGGGGGCTTCACCTCGAAGCCCGGCTTCATGCGCTCCCGGATCTCGCGCTCGCGGATCTCACGCTCCCGGATCTCTCGCTCGCGGAGCTCGCGCTCCCGGATGGTGGGGTCCACGTTGTAAAGGCCCGGCATGTGGTAGGCCAGCAGGGGGTCGGTGGGGTTGAGCGGCATGTAGAAGGGGTGGTTGCGGTTGGTGGGCGACATGACGTGGGGCCGTGCGTACTCGCTCAGAGTCCGGAGCGCTGGCGTGTCGGGCCCGATGTAGGGGGGCACAGCGGCAATGGTGGTCGGCGGGGGCTCAAAGGACGGCCGCATGTGGCCTGGGCCGCCCAGCTGCGGGTCGCTCAGGCGGCCTTCGTGTGCCGAGCTAGACGCCTTCTGCAGAGGGGGGGAAACGGGTGAGGGTGGGCCGGAACTGCTTGTGTGCAGAGCTGGTTATAAGGAGTAAGGGGACCCCTGGGCACAGGCCACCCCAGCACTCACAGCTGCGCGTTCAGCCTCACGCTCCCGCTCCCGCTCGcgttccttctccttttccttctccttctcccgcTCCCGCTCCTCGCGTGCCTTCTGCTCGGCCTCCCGCTTGGCCTTCTCAATGGCCTCCTCCCGCTTCTTGGCCAATTTGGAGCCCGCCAGGGGCATGAAGTAGAGGTCTGTGCGTGCGCACGAGTTGTACCCACGGTCCAGGTGTTTGGAGAACCTGGGGGGACCCGTCAGTGTCTCAAGGGGGCTCCCAAGCGGCCCAGCCCCCTACCCAGCCCCCAGTGCCGGTGGATTCTGGCCACAGTACCTGGCAGACTGGCTGGCGTGGCTTGGGGTGTCCACCACGGTGGGCTCTGGGGATGGGCTCCTAGGTGGGGGTGGTGGGCTCTCAGGCTCCTCGGCCTCATCCAGAGCCTCTTCCTTGATCTGGACAGCGGGGAGAGGGCAGGTGGCGGCCCCCGGCCCACTGGCACCAGGAGCTACTACGGTGGAGCAGGGCGGCTGGGTGGTGGGGCCAGGGCCCGCAGGTGGGGTGGAGGTCGAGGGGCAGGCTGGGGGTGTGATGGGAGGAGGGCCCCCAGGAACAAACGGGTGCTGCGTGAAAGGCGGCTGGGGGGCCCCCTGATGGAGGCTGGCGGGGGGCAGGCTCTGGCTCTGGGTGAGCACGGGGGGCTGTGCGGGCGAGGACGGCAGCGGCTGGCTCTGAGGCATGAGCTGCAGCGGGGGTGGGTGTGCCGAGGGCGGGTGGTGTGTGGACAGGGAGCTCAGGGGCTTGAGTGCGGGTGGGGGCGGCAGGTTGGCGTTCATGGAGAAAGGCGAGGGCCCCGCCAGGTGTGGGGGGTGCTTGTGCGCCTGCGGAGCAGGCAGCTGCGGGATGGGCGTCGTGGGCGGCGGCTTGATGTGAGGCATGGCCAAGGGGGCGGGTGGCAGGGGCTGCTCCCGGGGCGGTGGTAGCGCCGACTGAGACGGAGGCGGTGGCAGAGGGGCGTGCGAGTGGGCCGTGGCCTGTGAGGCAGGCGGAGGGAGGCCAAAGGGCTGCGGGGGCCCGGGGTGCTGTAGCAGGGGCCCTGCCTGCAGGCTGTGAGGGCCCGCTGGGGCCCCGTGCAAGGATGGCTGCCCATGGGCTGGGCCAGAGCTGGGCCCGGGCCCACTCAGCGACTGCAGTGGTGGGTGCGGGGAGGGTAGCCGCTGGGGGTGCAGGGCCGGGGCCTGCTGGATGTGGGTGTGGGGAGCGGGGCTTGGCGTCTGCAGCTGGGAGGGAGGCTGGGAGGCCGAGGGTGAGCCCTGTGGGGGGACCGCAGAGGGGGCGGGCGCGGGCCCAGGTGGCTGGAGCTGCGGGGTGACCCCGGGGGCCGCTGGGACAGCAGGGACAGATGCTCCAGGTGTCTGCAGGGCCGGAGGCTGGGCCTGCAGCATCTGCTGCTGCGCAGAGGAGTCGGAGTCGCTCTCGTTGTCCTGGGGgctggggatgctgggggacGTGCTGCGATTGTCCTGGTCGATGTCTTTGGGGTCACTGCTGCCCTCATCGTTGACGCTGCGGCTGTCCGAGCTCTCGCCCTCACCCTCGGACGGTGAGTTGGGCCGGCTGATCTCCTGGGGCCCGGGAGGGAGAGAGCTGGGAGCCTGGTACGCACACCCAGCCCACACTGTCCAGCCTGGGGCCTGTGGGGCGGGAGCTGCCCACCAGAGCTATGGTCGCAGGCTGCGGCACTCACCTGGGTCTTGGTCTTCTTGGAACTGGCCCTGTCGGCTTCCTCTGTGTCGGAGGCCACCTTCTCGCGCTGCCGCTTGGTGCTCTTCAGAGGGGATGAGGCCTCCTCCTTCACCTTCTGCAAAGGGAAACCAGAGTGTCAGCGCCTGCTCCATAGAGAACCTGCAGGAAGGACTGTATCAGGCGGTGGGAAGGATGGCTTTGTTGGGGAAGGAGGTGTCCCATTTGCCCCATCCTTGCTGAGGCCTCATGAACCCTAAAGCAGAGATGCCCCCAAAGGTCATGTCGGGGGCAGGCTCTCAAGACCCCATCTTCTCCTGCCTTCTGCTGGTTCCCTCACCTTGGCTGCCTTCTTCACAGTCTCGGCTTTGCTGTCATTGCTGGAGGTGCTTGCGGCGCTGGGTGAGTTCCGGCCGCTGGAGCGGATGTCTTCACTGGCCGGCGAGGCCCGACCATCGGGGCTGGCTGGCTGCTTCTTTCGGCCGCTGCGCAGTGTAGACATCTGCCCGCAGAGACCAGGGGACGGGTGAGCCTAACATCAGTGGCCTACAAGACCCTCAGCCTGAACAACAGGCTTGCAGCAGTCTGTGAGGTGGGTGTGACTGGAGAGTAGGGGGACAACGGGGTTTACTGTGGGAAGGGCATGAACCACACGGGAGGAAGGGGCAGGcctagtgatctctgagctctccAGAGCACCTGCTGGCCAGGGgtgactcccccccccaccccccgccccgGCAGCACTCTTAAGCGGATGGACAGTGGGCCCGAGAAGCGCTGAACACATGCATCAGGAGACAGGTCAGAGGAAGGGGCTGTGCCAATCTGCCACTCAATACCACCAGGGAGGCCAGACAAGggcctgagaacagctgggtgagCTCTCAAATGAAAATCAGACTTCAGGGCCTGCGAGAGATGAGAAGGCTCCAAGTGCAGAGCACATATTCCATGTGCAGGAGGctcaattatttatttgttttggggggactatacctggcagttttcaggacttagtcctgatgggcttgagggaccatatggagtgctagagaCTGAACCCTAAGTTGTGTACAAGGCCAAGCGCCCTACCTActttgctattgcttcagtctgaGGTACCATTTGATTCCTGTCCCCGCCCCATGGAGCCCCAAGGGAGAGATGGGGAGTGAACAGGGGCAGTTCTGGCCTACAGGCCCCCAACTCACCGAGCCCCGACTCCGCCGCGTCCTCATGCTATGCTTCCCGCCaagcccatcctcctcctccttgacGGGCTTGAACATGAAGGGCGGGGGGTCCACGGGCTTCTCAATGGGGGGCAGTTCGCCGTACTTCTTGAAGTGGACACGGCAATCCGTGCACAGCAGGATATTCTCCCGGCCCCCGTGGTGCCAGTCTTTGGAGGCTGTGGGAAGAGGGGAGCCAGTGGGGTGCCAGCTGAAAAATCAGCCCCAAGGTGGGTGCGGAGACAGAGGAGGGCAGAAGGGTCTGAGGCTCCTCGCCTGCCCAGCTCAGGGCTCCCCAACACAGGCACATGCCTGTCCCCCCTGCCCCCGACTTCAGCGGGCTTGACCCCCAGCCTGCCGCCCCTCACCCATCCCCCTTACTGGTGGTGAAGCAGTGGCGGCAGGCGTAGCCCTTCAGTTCTTGCTCGCTGTCCTCGCTGTCGAAGTCATCCTCGCTGGCTGAGCTCAAGTCCACTGGGCACAGAGGACACAGAGGGGTCGGGGGCATCATCATGACGGACCAAGAGGGCCAGTGGCCACCTACTACGGACTAAGGTGTGGTGAGCACTGAGAGCCACTAGGTGGCGAAGATTCCCTA
This window of the Suncus etruscus isolate mSunEtr1 chromosome 6, mSunEtr1.pri.cur, whole genome shotgun sequence genome carries:
- the RERE gene encoding arginine-glutamic acid dipeptide repeats protein isoform X3, encoding MFKPVKEEEDGLGGKHSMRTRRSRGSMSTLRSGRKKQPASPDGRASPASEDIRSSGRNSPSAASTSSNDSKAETVKKAAKKVKEEASSPLKSTKRQREKVASDTEEADRASSKKTKTQEISRPNSPSEGEGESSDSRSVNDEGSSDPKDIDQDNRSTSPSIPSPQDNESDSDSSAQQQMLQAQPPALQTPGASVPAVPAAPGVTPQLQPPGPAPAPSAVPPQGSPSASQPPSQLQTPSPAPHTHIQQAPALHPQRLPSPHPPLQSLSGPGPSSGPAHGQPSLHGAPAGPHSLQAGPLLQHPGPPQPFGLPPPASQATAHSHAPLPPPPSQSALPPPREQPLPPAPLAMPHIKPPPTTPIPQLPAPQAHKHPPHLAGPSPFSMNANLPPPPALKPLSSLSTHHPPSAHPPPLQLMPQSQPLPSSPAQPPVLTQSQSLPPASLHQGAPQPPFTQHPFVPGGPPPITPPACPSTSTPPAGPGPTTQPPCSTVVAPGASGPGAATCPLPAVQIKEEALDEAEEPESPPPPPRSPSPEPTVVDTPSHASQSARFSKHLDRGYNSCARTDLYFMPLAGSKLAKKREEAIEKAKREAEQKAREEREREKEKEKEKEREREREREAERAAKASSSAHEGRLSDPQLGGPGHMRPSFEPPPTTIAAVPPYIGPDTPALRTLSEYARPHVMSPTNRNHPFYMPLNPTDPLLAYHMPGLYNVDPTIRERELREREIREREIREREIRERMKPGFEVKPPELDPLHPATNPMEHFARHSALTIPPAAGPHPFASFHPGLNPLERERLALAGPQLRPEMSYPERLAAERIHAERMASLTSDPLARLQMFNVTPHHHQHSHIHSHLHLHQQDPLHQGSAGPVHPLVDPLTAGPHLARFPYPPGTLPNPLLGQPPHEHEMLRHPVFGTPYPRDLPGAIPPPMSAAHQLQAMHAQSAELQRLAMEQQWLHGHPHMHGGHLPSQEDYYSRLKKEGDKQL